A region of Subdoligranulum variabile DNA encodes the following proteins:
- the der gene encoding ribosome biogenesis GTPase Der — protein MAKPIVAIVGRPNVGKSTIFNKLTGQRLAIVEDTPGVTRDRIFCDCEWCGNKFLLVDTGGIEPRIDDGLLAHMREQAQIAIDSADCIIMVTELTNGVTPQDQDIAGMLMRSGKPVVLAVNKCDKIGEPPMELYDFYSLGLGEIIPVSGVHGHGTGDLLDAVCAHLDFTRDDEDGDDRITVAVIGRPNVGKSSLINHILGENRLIVANEAGTTRDAIDTLVENKYGKFVFTDTAGLRKKGKVESGVERYSVLRSLAAVERSRVCVIMIDATVGFTEQDSKVAGYAHEQGKACIIAVNKWDAVEKDSYTMDAMRKQLEEDFSFMSYAPIVFISAKTGQRVDKLFETIHFVDIQNGTRVPTGALNEMLARATAKVQPPSDKGKRLKVFYITQTSTRPPTFVCFVNQKALFHFSYQRYLENQIRETFGLTGTPIRMITREHGDGSVKAGKV, from the coding sequence ATGGCAAAACCGATCGTTGCCATCGTGGGACGGCCCAACGTGGGCAAATCCACGATTTTCAATAAACTGACCGGCCAGCGCCTGGCCATCGTGGAGGACACGCCGGGCGTGACCCGCGATCGCATTTTCTGCGACTGCGAATGGTGCGGCAACAAATTCCTGCTGGTTGATACGGGTGGCATTGAACCTCGGATCGATGACGGTTTGCTGGCCCATATGCGGGAGCAGGCACAGATTGCCATTGACTCGGCAGACTGCATCATCATGGTTACGGAGCTGACCAACGGTGTCACGCCGCAGGATCAGGATATTGCCGGTATGCTGATGCGCAGCGGTAAGCCGGTTGTGCTGGCCGTCAACAAGTGCGATAAGATTGGCGAACCGCCTATGGAGCTCTATGACTTTTATTCGCTGGGTCTGGGAGAGATCATCCCGGTCTCGGGTGTGCATGGTCATGGAACCGGCGATTTGCTCGACGCAGTGTGCGCACATCTTGACTTCACGCGGGATGACGAGGACGGCGACGACCGCATTACGGTGGCAGTCATTGGACGGCCCAATGTGGGCAAGTCCAGCCTCATCAACCACATTCTGGGCGAAAACCGTCTGATCGTGGCCAACGAAGCCGGCACCACCCGGGATGCCATCGATACGCTGGTGGAGAACAAGTACGGCAAGTTTGTCTTTACCGATACGGCCGGCCTGCGCAAAAAAGGCAAGGTGGAAAGCGGCGTGGAGCGCTACAGCGTTCTGCGCAGCCTTGCGGCGGTGGAACGCAGCCGGGTGTGCGTCATTATGATCGACGCGACGGTTGGATTTACCGAACAGGACTCCAAGGTTGCCGGTTATGCGCACGAACAGGGTAAGGCCTGCATCATTGCGGTGAACAAATGGGATGCGGTCGAAAAAGACAGCTACACGATGGATGCCATGCGCAAACAGCTGGAAGAAGATTTCAGCTTTATGTCCTATGCCCCCATTGTTTTTATCAGTGCCAAGACCGGACAGCGTGTGGACAAGCTGTTTGAGACGATTCATTTTGTGGATATCCAGAACGGTACCCGTGTACCTACCGGTGCACTCAATGAAATGCTGGCGCGTGCTACCGCCAAGGTACAGCCGCCTTCCGATAAAGGCAAACGCCTGAAAGTATTTTATATTACCCAGACTTCCACCCGTCCGCCGACGTTTGTGTGTTTTGTGAACCAGAAAGCACTGTTCCATTTTTCCTATCAGCGGTATCTGGAAAACCAGATCCGTGAAACGTTCGGCCTGACGGGAACGCCTATTCGTATGATCACGCGGGAACACGGAGACGGCTCGGTAAAAGCAGGGAAGGTGTAA
- a CDS encoding DUF512 domain-containing protein → MALYVTSVDENSPAQKLGIGEGCALLAVDGHPLGDALDYQFYTTPARFTLEVCENEQHRTLTVEKGEYEPLGCNFKTYLGDEKHSCANHCMFCFIDQLPPGMREPLYFKDDDERLSFLFGNYITLTNLSDREIDRIIEMHISPIFVSVHTTNPQLRIRMLANKRGGEVLAYLPRLAAGGVELNCQLVLCRGINDGDELRRTLDDLLALRPQVGSIAVVPAGVTDYRKGLYKLQAYDKDSAAETLAILEEYSNRCRKEYGRSIVYPSDEWYLTSGRELPPAEFYDEFAQLEDGVGMWRLYHDTFLEELENYRGLVLPHSMDVVTGTLAGPLIEQSARALMQKYPQVKIKVHQIRNEYFGGNVSVAGLVTGTDIIKQCKGNLQSDLLAVPEVMLRDEKDRFLDDITLPQLSEALGCRTMAIPTDGAGCCKACLSAHKRIRRIKRGPN, encoded by the coding sequence ATGGCCTTGTATGTGACCTCGGTTGATGAAAATTCACCGGCCCAGAAGCTTGGCATCGGAGAAGGCTGCGCCCTGCTGGCCGTCGACGGGCATCCGCTCGGGGACGCGTTGGACTATCAGTTTTATACAACCCCGGCGCGCTTTACGCTGGAGGTTTGCGAAAATGAGCAGCACCGGACGCTGACGGTAGAAAAAGGCGAGTATGAACCGCTGGGCTGCAATTTCAAAACCTATCTGGGAGATGAAAAACACAGCTGCGCCAATCATTGTATGTTCTGCTTTATTGATCAGCTGCCGCCCGGAATGCGGGAGCCCCTCTATTTTAAAGATGATGATGAGCGCCTCTCTTTTCTTTTCGGCAACTATATTACGCTGACCAATCTCAGCGATCGGGAAATTGACCGCATCATAGAGATGCACATCAGCCCGATTTTCGTCTCGGTGCATACGACGAATCCGCAGCTGCGGATCCGGATGCTGGCCAACAAACGGGGCGGTGAAGTGCTTGCATACCTGCCCAGGTTGGCTGCCGGCGGGGTCGAGCTGAACTGTCAGCTGGTTCTGTGCCGAGGGATCAATGACGGGGATGAGCTGCGCCGTACGCTGGATGACCTGCTGGCGCTGCGCCCGCAGGTAGGCAGCATTGCGGTGGTGCCGGCTGGTGTGACAGATTACCGCAAAGGTCTTTATAAATTACAGGCCTATGACAAGGATTCTGCGGCGGAGACACTGGCCATTCTGGAAGAATACAGCAATCGCTGCCGTAAGGAGTACGGCCGCAGCATTGTCTATCCCAGTGATGAGTGGTATCTTACTTCCGGACGGGAATTGCCTCCGGCGGAATTCTATGATGAGTTTGCCCAGCTGGAGGACGGCGTCGGTATGTGGCGTCTTTACCACGATACCTTTCTGGAAGAACTGGAAAACTATCGCGGTCTGGTATTGCCTCACAGCATGGATGTGGTCACCGGCACTTTGGCCGGACCGCTGATCGAACAGTCTGCTCGGGCGCTCATGCAAAAGTATCCTCAGGTAAAGATCAAGGTGCATCAGATCCGCAACGAGTATTTTGGCGGAAATGTCAGTGTGGCGGGGCTTGTCACGGGCACCGACATCATCAAGCAATGCAAAGGGAACCTGCAGAGCGATCTGCTGGCCGTGCCGGAAGTGATGTTGCGGGACGAGAAAGATCGTTTCCTTGACGATATCACGCTGCCGCAGCTTTCCGAGGCGCTGGGGTGCCGGACGATGGCGATTCCCACTGACGGCGCAGGCTGCTGCAAGGCTTGCCTCAGTGCCCATAAACGTATACGAAGAATCAAACGAGGACCCAACTAA
- the rpmF gene encoding 50S ribosomal protein L32, producing the protein MAIVPKRKHSQARRDKRRSNVWKLEAPTLVKCPQCGELKVPHKVCGKCGYYKGQEVIKKEA; encoded by the coding sequence ATGGCTATCGTACCCAAGAGAAAGCATTCTCAAGCCCGCCGCGACAAACGTCGCTCTAATGTCTGGAAACTGGAGGCGCCGACGCTGGTGAAGTGCCCGCAGTGTGGCGAACTGAAGGTTCCCCATAAGGTTTGCGGCAAGTGTGGCTACTACAAAGGCCAGGAAGTCATCAAGAAGGAAGCGTAA
- a CDS encoding YceD family protein: protein MQFDLRPFLENARVPCKTHFLADLSQADFGGYTLAAPAECDFSATPTADGAALLLCVKAQINAECARCLEPIQREYAFEREYLVRMRDVEDPDFELPCQEKGCLDLEELVFQELIFEVPTVLLCSTDCQGLCPICGKKKAAGCTCQPADNAAPADARLSILKQLLS, encoded by the coding sequence ATGCAATTTGATCTTCGACCCTTTCTGGAAAATGCCAGAGTGCCTTGCAAGACACATTTTCTGGCTGATCTTTCACAGGCGGATTTCGGCGGCTATACGCTGGCCGCACCGGCAGAATGTGATTTCTCGGCAACGCCCACCGCTGATGGCGCGGCGTTGCTGTTGTGTGTAAAGGCACAAATCAATGCCGAGTGTGCCCGTTGCCTGGAACCAATCCAAAGGGAATATGCGTTTGAGCGGGAATATCTCGTTCGGATGCGGGATGTGGAAGATCCTGATTTTGAATTGCCCTGTCAGGAAAAAGGCTGTCTCGACCTCGAGGAACTGGTCTTTCAGGAACTGATTTTCGAGGTTCCCACGGTACTGCTTTGCAGCACCGATTGCCAAGGTCTATGCCCCATCTGCGGCAAGAAGAAGGCGGCAGGATGTACCTGCCAACCGGCAGACAATGCTGCCCCTGCGGATGCTCGGCTTAGCATATTAAAACAACTGCTCAGTTGA
- a CDS encoding glucose-6-phosphate isomerase, translating to MAVKFNGKHLAKFIRPEEYEAIYPQVELAHKQLETKTGFGNDFLGWLDLPVTYDKEEFARIKEAAKKIRSDSDVLLVAGIGGSYLGARAVVEAVRGLYHNELDDGLKIYFCGNTISPTALNDIIKLTKGKRFSINVISKSGTTTETALAFRVLRKLLEDSVGPEEANKRIYATTDRAKGTLKQLANEQGWPTFVVPDDVGGRYSVLTAVGLLPIACAGIDIDELMQGAADGREKFGKCSMDNDAYRYAMTRNILYRKGKSVETLACFEPDFTMMNEWYKQLFGESEGKDQKGLMPTSCIFSTDLHSMGQFLQDGSRVMFETYVDVKNTREDFYIEPLEGNFDGLNFLAEQNMSVVNRKAMEGTILAHTDGGVPLGIIEVDSLNAHDIGELIYFFWKACAVSGYLLSVNPFDQPGVESYKKNMFALLGKPGYEDRKAELEAKLQD from the coding sequence ATGGCTGTCAAATTCAATGGCAAGCATCTGGCAAAATTCATCCGTCCTGAAGAATATGAGGCAATTTATCCGCAGGTCGAGTTGGCCCACAAGCAACTGGAAACCAAAACCGGATTCGGCAATGATTTCCTGGGCTGGCTTGACCTGCCTGTTACTTATGACAAGGAAGAGTTTGCCCGCATCAAAGAGGCGGCCAAGAAGATTCGTTCGGATTCCGACGTTCTGCTGGTTGCCGGTATCGGCGGCTCTTACCTGGGCGCCCGTGCTGTGGTGGAGGCTGTCCGCGGTCTGTACCACAATGAACTGGATGATGGTCTTAAGATTTACTTCTGCGGCAACACCATTTCGCCCACGGCACTCAATGATATCATCAAGCTGACCAAGGGTAAGCGGTTCTCCATCAACGTTATTTCCAAGTCCGGTACGACCACGGAGACTGCCTTGGCGTTCCGCGTGCTCCGCAAGCTGCTGGAAGATTCCGTCGGCCCCGAGGAAGCCAACAAGCGCATCTACGCCACCACCGACCGTGCCAAGGGCACCCTCAAGCAGCTGGCCAATGAGCAGGGCTGGCCGACCTTCGTCGTTCCCGATGATGTCGGCGGCCGCTACTCGGTGCTTACCGCTGTAGGCCTGTTGCCCATTGCCTGCGCCGGCATCGATATCGATGAACTGATGCAGGGTGCTGCAGATGGCCGTGAAAAGTTCGGCAAGTGCAGCATGGACAATGACGCGTACCGTTACGCGATGACCCGCAATATTTTGTATCGCAAGGGCAAGAGCGTGGAAACGCTGGCTTGCTTTGAGCCGGACTTTACCATGATGAATGAATGGTACAAGCAGCTGTTCGGCGAGAGCGAGGGTAAGGATCAGAAGGGGCTGATGCCGACTTCCTGCATCTTCTCTACGGATCTGCATTCCATGGGTCAGTTCCTGCAGGATGGCAGCCGCGTGATGTTTGAAACCTATGTGGATGTGAAAAACACCCGGGAGGATTTCTACATCGAGCCGCTGGAAGGCAACTTCGACGGTTTGAACTTCCTGGCCGAGCAGAATATGAGTGTTGTCAACCGCAAGGCGATGGAAGGCACCATTCTGGCCCATACCGATGGCGGCGTGCCGTTGGGCATCATCGAAGTGGATTCGCTGAATGCGCATGACATCGGCGAGTTGATTTACTTCTTCTGGAAAGCCTGTGCGGTATCCGGTTATCTGCTTTCTGTGAACCCCTTCGACCAGCCCGGCGTGGAGAGCTATAAGAAGAATATGTTCGCACTGCTTGGCAAGCCCGGTTATGAAGACCGCAAGGCGGAGCTGGAGGCTAAGCTGCAGGACTGA